In Pseudomonadota bacterium, the genomic stretch GGGCGGGCTGCGCAAGTACATGCCGATCACCTACATCACCGGCGTCGTCGGCACGCTGGCCCTGATCGGGTTTCCGGGCTTCTCGGGGTTTTACTCCAAGGACGCCATCATTTCGGCCGTTGGCCATATCGATCGTGTCGGCACGGGCCTGGCTGAGGTGCTGCTGATCGCCGGCGTGTTTGTCACGGCGCTTTACAGCTTTCGGTTGCTGTATCTGACGTTCCACGGCACGCCGCGGATGGACGAGGAAACGCGGTCGCACGTGCACGAGTCGCCCTGGGTGGTGACCCTGCCGCTAGTGCTGCTGGCGATTCCCTCCATCGGCATTGCCTGGTTCACGACCGAACCCCTGCTGTTTGGTGATTTCTGGGGTGATGCCATCTACGTAGCGCCCGGCCATGACCCGCTGTCCCACCTCCGGGAGATCTGGCACGGTCCGGCCGCCTTTGCGCTACATGGCTTTGTGACGCTGCCGGTCTGGCTTGCGCTGGGTGGTACCGCGCTCGCGACCTACGTGTATCTCTTTAATCCGGCGCTGGCCGCCACGGCTTCGAAGGCCCTAGCACCGTTAAGGGTTGTGCTGGAGAAAAAGTATGGCTTCGACGAGCTGTACCAGTTTCTCTTTGCCGGCGGCAGCCGGGGCATGGGCAAGCTGTTTTGGCGCGGCGGTGACCAGACGGTGATCGACGGCCTGCTGGTCAACGGCAGCGCTCGAACCGTCGGCTGGCTGGCGGGCATCGTTCGCAAGATCCAGACAGGCCGGCTCTACGGCTACGCGTTTGCGATGATTATCGGACTGATCGGACTGCTGGGCCTGATGGTCTATCGGGGGCAGGCATGACTATCGAATGGCCTGTGCTGAGTGTCCTGATCTGGCTGCCCATCGCCGGCGGCGTAGCGGTGCTGCTGGTGGGAGAGCGCCGGGCGGAGCTGGCCCGCTGGGTTGGGCTCGCCGCGACGCTGGCGACCTTCATCGCCAGCCTGCCGCTGTTCGGCGCTTTCGACCGCGGTACGGCCGAGATGCAGTTTCAGGAGCTGGCGCCCTGGATCCCAACCTTCGATCTGAACTACCACCTGGGGGTGGACGGTCTGTCCCTGCCGCTGATTCTGCTGACGACCTTCATCTCCGTGCTGGTCATCATGGGCGCCTGGGGCGCGATCCAGCAGCGCGTGGCGCAGTACCTGGCGGCGTTCCTGATTCTGGAAGGCCTGATGGTGGGGGTGTTTTGCGCGCTGGACGCGTTTCTTTTCTACGTCTTTTTTGAGGCCATGCTCATTCCGATGTTCCTCATCATCGGCGTGTGGGGTGGCCCCAACCGGGTTTACGCAACCATCAAGTTTTTCCTCTACACCTTCCTGGGCTCGGTCTTCATGCTGGTGGCGTTGATCTACCTGTACCTGAAAGCCGATTCCGCAGCGATCCTGGATCTGCACGCGCTGCCGCTCAGCCTGACGGAACAGCTGTGGATCTTTGTGGCGTTCCTATTGGCCTTTGCGGTAAAGATTCCGATGTTCCCGGTGCACACCTGGCTGCCGGACGCCCACGTGGAGGCGCCGACCGGCGGTTCGGTGGTGCTGGCGGCGATCATGCTGAAAATCGGGGGCTACGGTTTTGTCCGTTTCTCCCTCCCGATCACGCCCGATGCCAGCCTGAGCCTGGACTGGCTGCTGATCACCCTGTCGCTGATTGCCGTCGTCTACGTGGGGCTCGTGGCGCTGGTTCAGCAGGACATGAAAAAGCTGATCGCGTACTCGTCGATCTCGCACATGGGTTTTGTCACGCTCGGGATTTTCATCGCCTTTGCGATTCTGGCGCGCGGGGAGGGCAGCAGCGGGGCGGTGCTCGGGGTTGAAGGCGCCATGGTGCAGATGCTGTCACACGGCTTTGTGTCGGCGGCGCTGTTTTTCTGTGTCGGCGTGATGTACGACCGCATTCACTCGCGCGAGATCGCCGACTACGGCGGCGTGGTGAACACCATGCCCTGGTTCGCGACGTTTATGGTGCTGTTTGCGATGGCAAACTGCGGACTGCCGGGCACATCGGGGTTTGTCGGGGAGTTTATGGTGATCCTGGCCAGTTTCCAGGCCAACTTCTGGTACGCCGTGTTGGCTGGCCTGACGCTCATTCTCGGCGCCGCCTATTCGCTGTGGCTGGTCAAGCGGGTAATCTTCGGCGAGATCGGCAACAAGAAGGTCGAGCGGCTGGAAGACCTGAACTTCCGCGAGGCGGTCACGCTGGGCGCCCTGGCGGTGGCGGTCCTGGGTTTTGGCATCTGGCCGGAGCCCCTGGTTGAGCTGATGCACGTCTCCGTGGATAACCTGTTGACCCACGTCGCCCAGTCGAAGATCCAGGTGCAGCTATGACCAAGAATAAGACTGTGAGGAAGACCGGTGTTTGAAGCCAGTGAACTGATTCCTCTCCTGCCGGAGATGATCGTGCTGTTGATGGCCTGCGTGGTGCTGATCGTCGATCTCTACATCAGCGAACAGCGCCGGGGCATCATCCAGATTCTGTCGCTGGCGACGCTGATTTTTGCGGCGCTCGCCACGCTTCGCGTGCACGATGGCGACAGCATCATCGAGACGCAGCGCCTGCTGAGCGGAACGTTCGTTCGGGACCAGATGGGTGACGTGCTCAAGCTGTTTGTCTATCTGGTGATGGGCATGGTGTTTGTCTACGCCAAGACCTATCTACGCGATCGAAACCTGTACAAAGGTGAGTTCTTTGTGCTGTGTCTGTTCGGCACGCTCGGGATGATGGTGATGATTTCCGCGGGCAGCATGCTGAGCCTTTATCTGGGGCTGGAGCTGCTGGCGCTGTCCACCTACGCGCTGGTGGCGCTGGACCGCAACAACCCGATGGCCAGCGAGTCGGCCATGAAATATTTTGTGCTGGGGGCACTGGCGTCGGGCATGCTGCTGTACGGCATGTCGATGATCTACGGCGCCACGGGCAGTCTGGACCTGCTGGCCATCCAGGCGTCGGTCGCGGGTGCCGCTGACAGCGTTGTGCTGGCGTTTGGCCTGACGTTTGTTGTGGTGGGTCTCGCCTTCAAGTTTGGGGCCGTGCCGTTCCACATGTGGGTGCCGGACGTCTACCAGGGCTCGCCGACGGCAGTCACGCTATTTATCAGCTCAGCGCCCAAGCTGGCCGCGTTTGCGCTGGCCATCCGCCTGCTGAGCGATGGCCTGATCGGTCAGCTGCAGAACTGGCAGCTGATGCTGGTGCTGCTGTCGGTGGCGTCGCTGGCGATCGGCAACGTCGTGGCAATTGCGCAGACCAATATCAAGCGCATGCTGGCGTATTCCACCGTGTCTCACGTTGGTTTTATCTTCATGGGCATTCTCGCCGGGACTGAAGCGGGCTTCGAGGCCGCGATGTTCTACGCCATCGTTTACTCAATGATGTCGGTGGGGGCTTTCGCGGTTGTCATTGTGGTTTCCCGGGCCGGCTTTGAGGCGGAGAATCTGGAAGACTACAAGGGGCTTGCCCAGCGCAGCCCGTGGCTGGCGCTGATGATGATGATGATTCTGGCGTCGCTCGCCGGCTTTCCGCCGTTTGTGGGCTTCTTTGCCAAGCTGCAGGTGGTCAAGGCCGCGGTCGAAGCTGATCTGGTCTGGCTTGCGGTGGTATCCGTGGTGTTTGCCGTGGTCGGCGCGTTTTACTACCTGCGCGTGATCAAGCTGATGTATATGGACGAACCGGACACGCCGGAGCCGGTGACCACCGGCAGCGACGTGGGCGCGGTGCTGAGCGCGAACGGCCTGGTTCAGCTCGCTCTGGGCATCTTCCCCGGACCGCTGATCGCTTTGTGCGCGGCCGCGTTCCCCGGCTAGTTGGCCGGCATAGCGTCGCGCGGCAGAATTCTCGCCAGTATTCTTGTAGTGGTCTTGCAAGGCGAAAAGAAGTCCATATATAATTCGCGTCCCAGTTGCGGGGTGGAGCAGTCTGGCAGCTCGTCGGGCTCATAACCCGAAGGTCGCAGGTTCGAATCCTGCCCCCGCTACCAATATTCAAAAAGCCCGGTTCTCGCCGGGCTTTTTTTGTGGGTCTGCATCGGTGAATGGCGGGCGTGAAACGATCGGCCGCCGACTTTAGGCCGTGCCGCCGTTGGGTTAGCATCACGGGCTGAGCCTCTGACCCCACACGGACCACCTGGATTGTGAGCGCATGACCCCGGCTGAGATCATTACGCTGTCCCTGGAAATCGGCAATCGGATCGACGTCCAGTGGGGGCTGTTTGTGACGGTACACATGGCCCTGCTCGGCGCGCTGGCGTATGTCGATAAGCCGCTGCACCCGGCGGAGAAGCTGTTTGGCATTGCGGTCTACCTCGGGTTTGCGGCAATCAACTATGGTCAGATGAGCACCCAGCTCGAGCTTCTGACTGCCGCCTACGCGGACGTCGCTCGGCTGGCGGGGGAGTCCAGCGGCAGCGAACTGGTGCAGCGGATCGCCAGCGAGCAGCAGGGGGTTCGTCGCTACGCTTCGCTGGTTTTGAAGGTCAGTCATATCGCAATGCTGGTGCTGGTGATCCTCTCGCTGGTGTTTCATCCGATCCGGGCGAAACGTAAAGCGTAGCGCGGCTCGCGAGCCTCACCGACAACGCTTGCCGCTACCGGGCGCAAAAGGTAAAATCCCGCTTCGCCAAGCGCGGGCTCCCTCCGAATTCGGACAGTAACGCAGCTGGCAAGCGGAACTTCAGACGCGGCTCACAGAGTGCAGCACGTCTTAAAGAACGGGTTTATG encodes the following:
- the nuoN gene encoding NADH-quinone oxidoreductase subunit NuoN; protein product: MFEASELIPLLPEMIVLLMACVVLIVDLYISEQRRGIIQILSLATLIFAALATLRVHDGDSIIETQRLLSGTFVRDQMGDVLKLFVYLVMGMVFVYAKTYLRDRNLYKGEFFVLCLFGTLGMMVMISAGSMLSLYLGLELLALSTYALVALDRNNPMASESAMKYFVLGALASGMLLYGMSMIYGATGSLDLLAIQASVAGAADSVVLAFGLTFVVVGLAFKFGAVPFHMWVPDVYQGSPTAVTLFISSAPKLAAFALAIRLLSDGLIGQLQNWQLMLVLLSVASLAIGNVVAIAQTNIKRMLAYSTVSHVGFIFMGILAGTEAGFEAAMFYAIVYSMMSVGAFAVVIVVSRAGFEAENLEDYKGLAQRSPWLALMMMMILASLAGFPPFVGFFAKLQVVKAAVEADLVWLAVVSVVFAVVGAFYYLRVIKLMYMDEPDTPEPVTTGSDVGAVLSANGLVQLALGIFPGPLIALCAAAFPG
- a CDS encoding NADH-quinone oxidoreductase subunit M, whose protein sequence is MTIEWPVLSVLIWLPIAGGVAVLLVGERRAELARWVGLAATLATFIASLPLFGAFDRGTAEMQFQELAPWIPTFDLNYHLGVDGLSLPLILLTTFISVLVIMGAWGAIQQRVAQYLAAFLILEGLMVGVFCALDAFLFYVFFEAMLIPMFLIIGVWGGPNRVYATIKFFLYTFLGSVFMLVALIYLYLKADSAAILDLHALPLSLTEQLWIFVAFLLAFAVKIPMFPVHTWLPDAHVEAPTGGSVVLAAIMLKIGGYGFVRFSLPITPDASLSLDWLLITLSLIAVVYVGLVALVQQDMKKLIAYSSISHMGFVTLGIFIAFAILARGEGSSGAVLGVEGAMVQMLSHGFVSAALFFCVGVMYDRIHSREIADYGGVVNTMPWFATFMVLFAMANCGLPGTSGFVGEFMVILASFQANFWYAVLAGLTLILGAAYSLWLVKRVIFGEIGNKKVERLEDLNFREAVTLGALAVAVLGFGIWPEPLVELMHVSVDNLLTHVAQSKIQVQL